The Anaerobacillus alkaliphilus genome window below encodes:
- the acpS gene encoding holo-ACP synthase has protein sequence MIIGTGIDIVELKRISDVMNRNLSFVSRILTEKERALFNPLTERRKVEFLAGRFASKEAFAKAVGTGIGKHLSWQDIEVIPDPNGKPMILSKIEYGKIHLSISHSKEYALANVIIEK, from the coding sequence ATGATCATTGGTACAGGTATTGATATTGTGGAGTTAAAGAGAATTTCAGATGTCATGAATAGAAATCTTTCCTTTGTTAGCCGGATCCTAACTGAAAAAGAACGAGCCTTATTTAATCCACTTACAGAACGTAGGAAGGTCGAATTTTTGGCAGGACGGTTTGCTTCGAAAGAGGCATTTGCTAAAGCTGTAGGAACAGGAATTGGCAAACACCTTTCTTGGCAGGATATAGAGGTGATCCCAGACCCAAATGGAAAACCGATGATACTTTCAAAAATTGAGTACGGTAAAATTCATTTATCGATTTCTCATAGTAAAGAATATGCATTAGCAAATGTCATCATTGAAAAATAA
- a CDS encoding rhomboid family intramembrane serine protease — protein sequence MFVRNEDFGSFLRSYPVISGIVAIHLILFLWMFLFPSLGGNLIYVLGIGHNLSVAQGELWRLVTPIFMHVSPGHFIFNSFSLVLFGPALEKLLGKGRFIGIYLLSGILANIATFYLGGLGYSPHLGASGAIFGLFGVYLYMSLYRKDLIDRDNSQLVMTILVIGLIMTFVNVRINVYAHIFGFIAGAALAPIFLTKIRRYTPEYRHVFDNDEISFNPNRWRKRRLHPNTKKKILWIVFAVLVIFGLIFR from the coding sequence ATGTTTGTGAGAAATGAAGATTTCGGATCGTTTCTGCGTTCCTATCCCGTTATTTCTGGAATAGTAGCTATCCATCTGATCCTATTTTTATGGATGTTTTTATTCCCTTCACTCGGAGGAAATCTTATTTATGTATTAGGGATCGGTCATAACTTATCTGTCGCTCAAGGGGAACTTTGGCGATTAGTTACGCCAATTTTCATGCATGTTTCACCGGGGCATTTCATCTTTAATTCGTTTTCCTTAGTGTTGTTTGGTCCCGCCCTAGAAAAATTACTGGGCAAAGGACGTTTCATAGGTATTTATCTACTCTCTGGTATATTAGCAAACATTGCAACTTTTTATTTAGGTGGTTTAGGTTATTCACCTCATTTAGGTGCATCAGGTGCCATCTTTGGCTTATTCGGTGTTTATCTTTATATGTCTTTGTACCGCAAAGATTTAATTGATCGCGATAATTCGCAATTGGTCATGACTATTCTCGTCATTGGTTTAATCATGACATTTGTAAATGTTCGCATTAATGTTTACGCGCATATCTTTGGCTTTATTGCTGGTGCGGCACTTGCCCCTATTTTCTTAACAAAGATTAGACGATACACACCAGAATACCGCCATGTTTTTGATAATGACGAAATATCCTTTAATCCTAACCGCTGGAGAAAACGTAGACTCCATCCAAATACGAAAAAGAAGATCTTATGGATTGTGTTTGCTGTTTTAGTTATTTTCGGCCTTATATTCCGATAA